Proteins co-encoded in one Microvirgula aerodenitrificans DSM 15089 genomic window:
- a CDS encoding DUF736 domain-containing protein: MQVDHYRQIQPALPGADVGQLRTLTLNVKVKLVPNDKGESESAPDFRLQATGRDFGAAWKKTSEAGQDYLSVAIDDPSFPATV; the protein is encoded by the coding sequence GTGCAGGTCGATCACTACCGCCAGATACAGCCAGCCCTGCCAGGTGCGGATGTCGGTCAGCTCCGCACCCTGACCCTCAACGTCAAAGTCAAGCTGGTTCCCAACGACAAGGGCGAGAGCGAAAGCGCCCCTGACTTCCGCCTGCAGGCGACCGGCCGCGACTTCGGAGCGGCGTGGAAGAAAACCAGCGAGGCCGGGCAGGATTACCTGTCGGTGGCCATCGACGATCCTTCGTTCCCGGCAACGGTCTAA
- a CDS encoding MmcQ/YjbR family DNA-binding protein gives MPSSKIAVVNYVNNKYQVGPDYPWSQYPSYAALRHHGTDKWFALLMNVPRNKLGLEGTDSVDVVNVKCRPEIVGSLRLKHGYLPAYHMNKEHWLTVLLDNTVPEKEIFELIDDSYLLTKHD, from the coding sequence ATGCCAAGCTCAAAAATAGCAGTCGTTAATTACGTCAATAACAAGTATCAGGTAGGGCCAGACTACCCTTGGAGCCAATATCCAAGCTATGCAGCGCTTAGGCACCATGGAACGGATAAATGGTTTGCTCTCTTGATGAATGTTCCCAGAAACAAGCTCGGACTTGAGGGAACGGATAGCGTTGACGTAGTGAACGTGAAGTGTAGGCCAGAAATCGTGGGTTCCTTGCGTCTAAAACATGGGTATCTACCTGCGTATCACATGAACAAAGAGCACTGGCTTACTGTACTTCTCGATAACACGGTTCCAGAGAAAGAAATTTTTGAACTGATCGACGACAGTTACCTCCTTACTAAGCATGATTGA
- a CDS encoding methyl-accepting chemotaxis protein, which yields MKISTKLYGLALISFIGLAAMLWVLHSQMAEIESRVVAINENALPSLVAAENIRGEFQEARRQILLSVSSIGETSNKKALTAAGEKITALLGNLEQYKSTLITNEEDRTNIDAAIASVKKWEALIPAFTAIRVQAANPHDKAAQDEAELKYIATILTPAAVQTDNLLKKIVQFNKNLAYQLGTKAVQTQDGAKWTLMAMGFILLAIITFSSLWVASSIKHSINQFEEKITAITTDRDLTLRVSDNGKDEIARIATCFNQLLQMLQTSFTELSQIGSTVGGHATEVAGSSVQMTQAVEQVSESTSNMSAAVEQMTVSISHVADRSAQADQRAHEAGKEAERGATIINETIDMIRSTSDSVKLAALQITQLEEKTTSIGTVVSVIKDIAEQTNLLALNAAIEAARAGESGRGFAVVADEVRKLAERTAASTQEITGTIASMQSDANQTVASMQTVVSQVEAGVETGSQATEAINRILERTHGTVEQIVEISNSMREQSTASTNIAQQIERVAQMAEESHSSSESNSATAANLNGQAQRMLTTIGQFRT from the coding sequence ATGAAAATATCCACGAAGCTTTACGGATTAGCACTGATCAGCTTTATAGGCCTCGCGGCCATGCTGTGGGTGCTTCACTCACAAATGGCTGAAATTGAAAGCCGGGTTGTAGCAATAAACGAAAATGCATTGCCATCGCTGGTTGCAGCTGAAAATATTCGTGGGGAATTTCAGGAGGCTAGGCGCCAAATACTTCTTTCTGTTTCCTCCATAGGCGAAACGAGCAATAAAAAAGCGCTGACAGCAGCAGGCGAAAAAATCACGGCACTACTTGGAAATCTGGAACAATACAAAAGCACATTGATTACCAACGAGGAAGATCGCACCAATATAGATGCAGCGATTGCCTCCGTAAAAAAATGGGAGGCGCTTATTCCTGCATTTACAGCAATAAGAGTGCAAGCGGCTAATCCCCATGACAAAGCAGCACAAGATGAGGCTGAGCTGAAATATATTGCAACAATACTTACCCCTGCCGCCGTACAAACGGACAACTTGCTGAAAAAAATTGTTCAGTTCAACAAGAACCTAGCTTATCAATTGGGGACAAAAGCCGTACAGACCCAAGATGGAGCAAAATGGACATTAATGGCGATGGGTTTTATTCTGCTGGCAATCATTACTTTTTCCAGCTTGTGGGTGGCATCAAGCATCAAGCATTCAATTAACCAGTTTGAAGAAAAGATTACTGCCATTACCACTGATCGTGATTTGACCCTGCGTGTCAGCGACAACGGTAAAGATGAAATTGCCCGCATTGCCACTTGCTTTAATCAGCTGTTACAAATGCTGCAGACCAGCTTTACCGAACTCAGCCAGATCGGTAGCACGGTAGGGGGTCATGCCACCGAAGTGGCGGGTTCATCCGTTCAGATGACACAGGCCGTCGAGCAGGTCAGCGAGTCTACTTCCAATATGTCAGCAGCCGTCGAGCAGATGACGGTCAGTATCAGCCATGTCGCAGATCGTTCCGCTCAGGCAGATCAACGGGCGCACGAGGCGGGAAAAGAAGCCGAGCGGGGAGCCACCATCATCAATGAAACCATCGATATGATTCGCAGTACCTCGGATAGCGTCAAACTTGCCGCGCTACAAATTACCCAGTTGGAAGAAAAAACCACCTCAATCGGCACGGTAGTCAGTGTCATCAAGGATATCGCGGAACAAACCAATCTTCTGGCTCTCAATGCCGCTATCGAAGCAGCCCGGGCCGGTGAAAGTGGTCGTGGCTTTGCCGTGGTGGCCGACGAGGTACGAAAACTGGCAGAACGTACTGCGGCATCAACTCAGGAGATCACTGGCACCATAGCCTCGATGCAAAGCGACGCCAACCAAACGGTAGCTTCCATGCAAACAGTGGTAAGCCAGGTCGAAGCAGGGGTAGAGACAGGCAGCCAGGCCACTGAAGCAATTAACCGCATACTGGAGCGCACCCACGGTACGGTTGAACAGATTGTCGAGATTTCAAACTCGATGCGAGAGCAATCGACCGCGAGCACCAATATTGCTCAACAAATTGAGCGCGTGGCACAGATGGCAGAGGAAAGCCATTCCAGCTCTGAAAGCAATTCGGCGACGGCAGCCAACCTGAACGGGCAGGCACAGCGGATGCTGACCACCATCGGCCAGTTCCGGACCTGA